In Bradyrhizobium sp. 195, the sequence CCGCTATGCCCTCAACAAGGGACGAATGTTGCGTCTGGCGGACTACAGTCGCAAGGCGCTTGCCGAGGTAAGGGCGGAAGCCTCGCTTCACTATGACGAACGCATGCAGGGAACCCTGCAGGTGTTTCGAACACAACAGCAGCTCGATGCATCAGCAAAGGACGTGAAGGCTCTTGCAGCAGATGGCGTTCCATTTGAGGTGCTCGATCGAGACGGTTGCGTTCGGGTCGAACCCGCATTGCGCCATGTTCGCGATCGAATAGTCGGAGGACTTTTGACTCCGAAGGACGAGACCGGCGATTGCTTCAAGTTCACCCATGCACTGGAGCAGAAATCCGCTGCATTGGGCGCCGATTTCCGTTACGGACATTGCATCAATGGACTGGAGATCGAAGCCGGCCGAGTGCGTGGTGTGATCACCGATCGCGGGGCTATTCGTTCGGACGCGGTCGTTGTCGCACTGGGAAGTTATTCGCCGCTTCTCCTCAAGAAGATAGGATTCAAGTTGCCAGTCTATCCTGTCAAGGGATACTCGCTGACGATTCCCATTACCGACACTTCGCGCGCCCCCGAATCGACGGTCATGGACGAGACATACAAGATTGCGATTACCCGCCTCGGGGATCGCATTCGTGTCGGCGGAATGGCCGAAATCTCGGGTTACACCAATGACCTCGTCGAGGCACGCCGGCTAACGCTGGAGTATTCCGTGATGGATCTGTTTCCCGGTGGAGATCCCAAAAACGCGTCCTTCTGGTCAGGGCTACGACCGATGACGCCGGATGGAACGCCAATTATCGGCGGGACCAGAATTAGTAATCTATTCTTGAACACAGGACATGGCACTCTCGGTTGGACGATGAGTTGCGGCTCCGCACGGGTCATAGCTGACCTTGTCTCTGGTCGAAGGCCTGACATTGAAGCTGCGGATTTCGGACTAGAGCGTTACGAATAGTTCTACGCCTAAGTGTCCGACCGAAAAATAAGTTGAGTGATATCAGCGAGTTCTCATTCCATCGGTGTTGCGAAGCATCAAAGGATCGAGAATGTGGACTGATATCACCCGGGCACAGTTTGCCCGAGAGGAGCTGCGTTTGCCAAGCGACTTGACGGATGCGGAATGGGGCGTGCTGGAGAGGTTGCTTCCTGTGCGGGCCAAGCGCGGGCGGCGCCCGAAATGGAGCTATCGCGACATCGTCGAGGCAGTGCTCTATCTGCTGCGCGGCGGATTGCCGTGGCGCATGCTGCCGCCCACTCTGTTTCCACCAATGACCACGGTGCAGTACTATTTCTACCAGTGGCGCGACAACGGATTGTGGCAATCGATCACCACGCACTCCTGATGCTGGCGCGCGAGGCGATCGGCCGGGAGGCCTCGCCCACGGCCGGCGTGATCGACAGCCAATCGGTCAAGACTACGGAAAGTGGCGGCCCTCGCGGCTACGACGCGGGAAAGAAGATCAAGGGTCGAAAGCGCCACATCGTCACCGACACCCAAGGGCTCCTGGTCGGAGCGATCGTTTCAGGATCGCGACGGCGCGCCAGATGTCCTGTGCAGCATTCGCTACCGCTTCCCCTGGCTGCGCCATATCTTCGCCGATGGCGGCTATGCCGGCGAAAAGCTCAAGGCGGTGCTGGAAAGATCGGCCGGTGGACTGTCGAGATCATCAAGCGCTCCGATGCCGCACAGGGCTTCGAGGTGCTTCCGCGCCGCTGGGTGGTCGAACGAACCTTCGCCTGGCTCGGCCGCAACCGCAGATTGGCCAAGGACTTCGAGCGAACCATCGAAAGCGCAACTGCCTGGCTCTTCCTCGCCTCTGTCCAACTCATGACAAGGCGCATCGCAGCGATAAAAACAGCAATGCAATTTTGAGTCAGGCTCTAAGGAACGAGTCGACTGAACTTGGACGATGAGACTCGCGCGCGAAGGGTGTGTGGCTTCCACAAAGGCATCATCCTCGTATGGACCAATATGCCAGGCAGGAAGGATCGCAAGCGCTAGCAGGACTGCGAAAGTGACTGTCCCCATCGGGGCCATAGGAACAGTGAACGGGCGGACGAGGCGGCGCGAAGCAGTGCAAGCTCCCTTCAAGAGAAATCTTGGTCACGAGCAAGCTGTCATAAGTTTCGACGTAATTTCGAGATCTACGCTAGGCGATCGTCGTATCCCAGCACCGAAGCCTCCGCCAAGCGGCAGAGACCCTCGGAGTTAAGCAGTCAGCGCTGAGGCGCCACCTGCGCAATTTCGAACATAAGTTGGGTGGTGCTATCTTCGAGCGCTCTGCCCAATCGCATAAAATGGCTAACCCGTCCAACGACGACGTAAACTCACCGGTTGCGATCTTTAGGAAAGGTCTTGGGCGTCACAGGCCGAACGAAGAATTCGGACAAATGAACGTCCAGCGCCTCGGCGATGCGCTCGAGCAGATCAATTGTCGGGTTTTTCGATTGCCGCTCAAGACTGGCCAAATAGGAGCGGTCAACGCCGGCCTGATAAGCCAATTTCTCTTGCGAAATGCCGCGGCTAATCCGAATCCGACGCACATTCCAAGCCACAAGTGCACGAGTTTCCATGTGCAAAGCATGCCATGAGCTCGGGCGTCAAATCACTGGCTATAACCCGCCTATTAGATTTGATCGTTGGGAACTGCCAACAGGTAGAATGTGGCCTCGCCCGAAATGGCGGTCAGATTTTCCGCCTACTTATTAGCCCCATCGCGCCGTGCGCCTACGTCGGTTCGAAGATACGTTCTGGAACATCTAGCAACTCACGCACATGGGGGTCGTTGAAAAAGCTCCAATTGGCTGATTCCGTTCTCGTCGGCGATTCGCGATCGGCGGAGCAAACGAGATGCTGGGGCGCAAGGAGCGGGATCAGTTGGAGCTCTTCATCACGGGCTCGCTGAAACAGCTCGTCCCAGATGAGCACGTGCTGGCGCGGTCGATCGTGTGCTCGACCTGTCTTGGCTAAGGGAAGAGGTCTCCGACTGCGCGAACGACGGTCGGCCAGGCATCGATCCGGAAGCCGCGGTACGGCTGATGCTCGCGGGTCTGCTCACCGGGATCGTACACGATCGCAAGCTGATCCGTGAGGCTCAGGTCAACATCGCCATTCGCTGGTTTGCTGGTTATGGCCTGCACGAGCAGCTACCGCACCATTCAAGCCTGACGCGCATCCGCCAGCGCTGGGGCGAAGAGCGATTCCGTAGGATCTTCAAACGCACGGTCGAGGCCTGCCTGAAGGCCAAGATCGCAACAGCCGAAGTGGTTCACATCGATGCGTCGCTGATCCGCGCCAACGTGAGTTGGGACAGCCTCACCGAGCAGCATGTGATGGATATGCTGAGCGAAAATCAAGGCGAAGATGGAAGTGAGGATGAGAGAAGGGCCGCAAAGCGGGAAGTACAAAAGGTCTGCACGACTGATCCCCGATGCGACAATGGCCACCAATGCCCGAAACCGGCGGCTGGAGCCCGCTTACAAGCAGCACACTGCCGTCGATGACAAGGTCGCATTGCCTCACCTTAATTGTTACCGGATGCTAAGCCGTTGCCTCACGTAAATTGCTCCCTTGGATCGGGAACGACCGGGGGCGAAGGTGGGGCGGCTAACCATGGTGACGCGGAAGGAACTGACGGCGGCGGCAGGCGCGCGCTATCGGACGTCGAGTCGCGCCAATCCGGCCAGGCGATACGCCCGGGAAATCGACCCGAAATGGTGAATCACGGTCAAACCCGCGCGCAAGTTCGGCTCATCATATAACGCAATCGGCGCGACAGGCTCGAAACCGGAAAACCTCGTCCATGCAAACTCGGGATTTATTTATCACAACCGGCTTCTGCAGTCTGTGGATCGTCCGATTGTATGTCACTCGACCGATGCACAGTTCGCTGTTCCCTCGACAAGATTCTCCGAATGATTGCAGGGCAAAGCAAGCAAGCTCCCGGCCCGATGGACAGCAGTTCAGCAAGCGAATGCCCTGGGCAGGTTCGCGCAGGATCGGGCCACCACTGCGGATATTCCCGATTTTACCCGTTTAGATTGAAACTTTGCTTCCCATTGATTTGGAAGAAAATTCTACTACCAGTTGTTTTTTTGATCGATCCCAACTGCGGTTTGGCATGGTAGCACCGAATCATACGAGCTAGAGGGGGTTGCGCTTCGACCGTGCCAATGGAATTTCGAGATCTACGCTGGGCTATCGTCGCATCCCAGCACCGAAGCCTCCGCCAAGCGGCAGAGACCCTCAGGGTTAAGCAGTCAACGCTGAGTCGCCGCCTGCGCAATCTCGAACATAAGTTGGGCGGTGCCATCTTCGAGCGCACTAAAGCCGGTACGCGACCGACCATCGAAGGTCAGGAATTCCTCGATGCTGCCCGGCGCATCGTGAATGATACTGAGGCGATGACCGGCCGCCTCAAGAGCCGCTGGCGCGGCGAGAGCGGTCTATTGAACATCGGGATCCACGCCTCATTCTCCGCCGGCAATCTACGGGCCACCCTTCTCGAGCACCAGCGGCGCTTCCCTGATGTCAAACCGCATTTCGTCGACGGATCGAGCGACGATTTGATGTCCGATCTCGCCAGCTCCGCCATTGATATCGCGTTCGTGGCCGAGCCCAATCCGAGGTGGAGCGACAAGTCATTATTGGTGTGGAGCGAACGTGTCGTCGTCGCCCTTCCCGAACACCATCCGCTGACAGCCCGCAATGTAGTTCACTGGGGCGAACTGCGGCATGAAGCCCTACTATTGTCACAGCACGGCCCTGGACCGGAATTCCACAAACTGCTCATCAGCAAGTTGGGAACTTCCGATCCATGCCCGGTACTTCGTCATGATGCGTCGCTCGATCGGCTCCTCACCCTGGTCGGCGCCGGCTGGGGAATGCTGTTGGCCTTGGAAGGTGCGACCGGCGCGACCTATCCGGGTGTCACCTTCCGCGAGGTGCATGACGCCGAGGGTCCGACCCGGCTGAGCTTCCGCGCTTACTGGCGGCAGGCCAACGGCAATCCATCGCTACGTCCGTTCCTTGACCTGCTTCGCGAGCGCTATCCGGATCTCTCGGCTGATCCAGGTGCGGGCTGAGCCGCATTTCGTCGGGCCTTCGCAAAAGCGCGGTCGGTTGCCATGAATCGCTCTATCATCGGCGCAATCAGTTTGCCGGGCTCGGTCGGCGTCGTCGTGCCTCCACTACGCGTTAGGATCTCAGCATAGCTTTTGAGATCCCTGAAGACCGCCGCCGGCAGCTCGACGGTGAGCTTGACTGGTTTGTCGTCTTCGAGTGGTCCAAGCTTGAGCTTTGTCACGGTGTTGCTCCCTTCCGGTACGGCGCCAGCACGAGATCGCGCGTGACGATGACGCGAACCGGGAAACCTGGCCGGATAGTCAGCGTCGGTTGGATGTTGAGCTGGCGCTGCACGATCTGCTGGCCGGTCTGGCTGATGCTGTTGGATGCGCCGCTGCGGATCGCTTGAACGAGATTGTTCTCGTTCTGGCTCGTACCCGCCTCGGCTCCGACGCTGAGCATGGTCGAGAGGACCGCGGCCTTGAACAGCATGCCCCAATGGTTGTCGACCTCATCCTCGAGCCCGGCATAACCTCCGGTATCGGCGCCGGGCTGGCGCTCCAGCACGATCGAGTTGCGGTCCGGCATGATGATGCGGGTCCAGACCAGGAGAATGCGGCTCTGACCAAACGCAACCGAGCTGTCGTACTGGCCGATCAGCTTGGCCCCCTGGGGGATCAGAAGATATTTTCCGGAGGGGCTATCGTACACCGCCTCGGTGACCTGAGCGGTGATCTGGCCTGGCAGATCGGACCTGATGCCCGTGATGAGTGCAGCCGGGATTACGGTGCCCGCCTGCACGACATAGGGCGAGACCTTGGCCTCGAGCCGGTCCGGACTGACCGTGCGCTTGTCGGTGGAAGCGTTGAGGAAGGCTTCCTTGCGGTCCTGCATGTTCTGGGTGGATCCCGCATCGACGGGTGGTGTCGTGGCCGGCGGCGTCGTGGCTCCGTTCGAGGTATTCGGGATGACTTGGCCGATGCTCTGTGGTTGCTGAACAGTCTGGGCGAACAGACGGCTGACGCGCGCCGCCTCGATCTCCTGGGCTCGGTGCTGCGCCTCCGGATCGGACGTCATTCCCGGGACCACGGTATTCGCTGCAGCGCCTGCGTTGAGGATCGGCTTGCCGAGATCGCCGGGCAACGGCGGCCCGAGCGGCGGCGCTTGACGCGGCAGACCGGTGTAGTCCTTCGGCAACCCGGCTAGGCCCTCGGCCGAAGGTCGGTTCTGAGTGCTGAGCAGCTCTTGGCCGGTCTGCGACTTGTTGCCGGTCTGGAGGGCATAGCCGAGCGCGCCCGCGACTGCGAGGGCAGACACCGCGCCGAGGCCGATAAGCACCTTGCGCGAGAGGCGTGTGACACGCGGCCGCTCGCCTCGGAGCCGAAGGTCGGGCGGCGCGACGGGCGGGATGTCGCTCTGACGTTCGTCTTCGTTGCCTATCGCCATGAGCGCGGCCTTCCGTCGGTGCGGACGATGCGCACGCGCCGTTCGCTATCCTTGTCGCCAAGACGCAATTCGGCGGCAGCGAACAGGCGGTCGACGATGTAGTAATTGCGGTTCGCTCGGTAGTTCACCAGTTCGGAGCCGCCGGCCGGACCGATGACGAACAGCGGCGGCATTTCGCCCTGGACGATGCCGGTGGGGAATTCGATGTAGACTTTGTTTCCGTCGTCAAAGGCGCGCAGCGGACGCCAGGCCGCATCGTCGCCCTCGATCGCGTAGCGGAAGTTGATCGCGGCGAGATCGACGCCGGCCGCAATGGGAGCTGCGGTTTCAGCCGCCGCATTCTGCCGCCGAAGTGCAATCAGTTGGTCCTCGGGATACTGCCAGGAGACCGAGGCCATGTAGGTCTTCTCCGTCGAGCGCAGCTCGAGGAGGTAGGTCCGCCGATCGGTGTTGATCACGAGATTGGTGACCAGTTCCGGCCGCGTCGGCTTGACCAGGATGTGGATCTTCTTGGTCGCGCCCGCACCGCTCTCGGTATCGCCGATGATCCAGCGCACGGTATCACCGGCGGCGACCGGACCGGAGCCGACGAGTTGCTCGCCCTCTTGGAGTCCGACATCGGTGATCTGACCCGGCGCCGTATAGACTTGGTAGAGGGCTCCGCCCGAGAACGGATAGACCTGTACCGCGTTGATGAAGCCATTGCGGACCGGCTGCACCCGTGCGGCGGCGTTGGCCTGTTTGACGCGAACCTTCGGATCGGCGGCTTCGGGCGTGCGCTTGCTCCAAGCGAGCGGTTTTAACTGCCCAGGGAGCGGCAGGGGCTGGGGCAATTCCACGATCTTGACGGGCGGCGGCGGATCAGTGGTGAGCGCTGCCGGCTCCGCAGTGTCATAGTTGATGTCGGGCGGGATGAAATTGTGCGCGCAGCCGCCAAGCACCGAGGCGACCATCAGCAAAGCCGCAAAGGCGGGTTGACGGAAAGACGTATCGCCGTCTTTCCAATTTTGGTGAACGATGGAAAAGCGCCAAGCCGGACCGCCGGCTTTCGAGAAATTCGGCGGGGTCATTGTCCCAGCTCCTTCGACCAGTTGATAGCGTTGACGTAGATGCCGAGTGGATTCTTGCGCAGCCGATCGGCGTCCGTGGGCGGCGCAATTGCGATGGTGAGGATCGCGGTCCAACGTGTGGTGCCGGCGAGCGCTCCGTCCTGATAGCGGTGCTCGACCCAAGCGACGCGAAAACTGTCGGGCGAGGCGCGGATGACGCTGGAGACGTCGATCGCGACCTGCTGCTTGCCGAGATTGGCGAAGGGGTCATTGGCGCGGGCGTAGTCGTTCAGCGCCACCGAGCCCGCCGTGGTCGTGAAATCATAAGCCTGCAGCCAGTTGTGCCGCACGATAATTGGATCGGCCGGAAGCGAGCGAACGATCTGGATGAAGTGGGCGAGATACCAGGCAATCTGCGGGTCGTTCGGCCTGTAGTCCGCGGTGGCTGGCGCCACGGCCTGCGCCTCCCCGAGCTTGTCGACCTGCACCACCCAGGGAACGACGGTGCCGTGCGCGGATTCCCAGACGAGCCCACCAGCGAGGCCGCAAGAAAGGATCAGCGAACCGAAGGCCATCAGCCGCCAGTTCCTGGCCTGCACGCGGGCGGAGCCGATGCGTTCATCCCAAACCCGCGCCGCGCGCTGGTAGGGGGTTTCGGGTTCGGGGGTGCGGCCATAGCGGACCGACGATCGCCGGAAGACTGACATTTCTTATTCTCCTCCCGAGAGGTCGACGGAGTGGCCGCCACCATGGCTGTCGCCGGATTTGAGGGCTTGCGCGGCTGTCTGAGCGCCGTGAATGACGGTCTGATTGCGCTTGACGCGCTGGGCCCAGGCGGGCGGACCGCTTTCGCTCGCTGCTTGAGATTCGGCTCCATCGGGTGCAGCCTCGCCACTCCCGATGGTCCCCATCGTCGAGGAGCCACCGGTGTTGGCGACGCCGGCACGGGCACCGGAGGTGAAGCTCTCTCTCATTGCCCCCGCCGCTTGGGAAGCGGCGCGTCTGACGGGAGCTGCCGCGTGACTTGCCGCCGCGCGGCCTGCGCCACCGAGACCGGACGCGACGCTGCCAACGCCGGACCGACCGGCCGATGCGAGGCTGTAGGCGGAGGACACACCGCCCGCCATCGCCGCACCACCACGCGCGGCGGCCGCAGCACCGGAACTAGCCGCCATCGCCCCCCTTCCGGCGAGCCCAAGCGCAGCTCCACCCGCCATAGCCGTGCCGGCGACGGCGAGGCCCGTGCCGACGGCAGCGCCGACGCCAAGCTGCGGCGCGCCCGACACAAGCCCGGTGGCGATGCCCGGACCGAAAATGCCGAGGCCGAGCATGGCGAGTGCCGCCAGCACGACAGAGAGCGCTTGCTCGATGGTCGGCTCCCCGCCGGCATAGGCAGTTGTGAATTGGGAGAAGAGCCCGGTGCCGATGCCGACGATGACAGCAAGCACCATGACCTTCACGCCGGAGGCAACGACGTTGCCCAGCACCTTTTCCGCGAGGAAGGCGGTCTTGTTGAAAAGCGCGAAGGGAATAAGGATGAAACCGGCAAGCGTCGTCAGCTTGAACTCGAGCAGCGTTACGAACAGTTGCACCGCCAGAATGAAGAAGGCGATCAGCACGAGTAGCCAGGACACCATCAGCACGGCAATCTGGACGAAGTTCGCAAAGAAGCTGGTGAAGCCCATCATTTGGCTTGCGGAGTCGAGCAACGGTTGCCCGGCATCGAGTCCGACCTGCGCAAGTCGGCCGGGCCGCAGGAAGTCCGCGGTCGAGATTGATGAGCCGCCGGCCTTCAGTCCGAGGCTAGCGAAGCTATTGAAGATGATGCCTGAGAGCTTGGTGAAGTTGGTGATGATGAAGGCAAAGAAGCCGATGTAGAGGGTCTTCTTCACCAGCCGTTGGAGAATGTCTTCGTCTGCGCCCCAGGCCCAGAACAGGCCGGCGAGCGTGATGTCGATGACGATCAACGTCGACGAAACATACGTGATCTCGCCTTTGATCAGGCCGAAACCTGAATCGATGTAGGTCGTGAAGGTATTGAGAAAGGTGTCGATGACGCCGACGTTGTTCACGGCTTCTCTCCCTGTGGAGCACTCGTCGTCGGCTGTGTGGCCGGCGCGGCCTGCGGCAGAAGTGGCCGCGCCGGCCCGCCGAAGAAGCGCGCGCGGTTCTCCTCCCAGACCGCCTGGCAGTGCGGATCTTCGGCATCCTGGGGGCCAAGCGCGCGGCAGCGGCGCAGCTCGGCCGAGAGATTATCGGGAGCGGAGACAGAGGGTGCATCGGATATAGGCCGCTCCGCCGGACGCCGATGAATGACGTGCAGCGTGGCAAGAAAAATCGCGAACACAATGATCATCGCGCCTACGCGAAGGATATCCGAGCGCTCCATGATCGGTGTGCCTTAGTTGCCGCTGAACATGGTGACATTGCCGGGCTGATAGCCGCTGCGTGTCGAGAAGATCTTGTATTGTTGCTGGCCCTGCGATTCGGTCGCGGTCACGCGCGCCTGCTCCAGCGCGTCCGCCCGTCCCTTTGCGGCGAACACCGCGACTAGATCGGATAGCTGCTGGGAATGCAGGGCCAGGAGCTGATTGCCGGCCTGAGCGGCCTGCAGGGCGCCACTCGCCGACTGGCTGGCGGTGACCAGCGAGCTCATTGCGCTGGAGTTGGTCGAGATATTGCCGACGACCCCGGCCTGCACCTTGAGCGAGTCTTCGAACGCGCCTACCGAGTTCTGCCAACGACTTTGGGCCGCGGCAAACATTGTCGAATTGGAGCCCGTGGCCGCCGCCGTGCCGTAGGTGCTGGAATATGTCGTCTGGATGCGCTCGACGTTGAAGGCGATGTTCTGGGCCTGGCTCAGCAGTGACTGAGTCCGTGCGACCTGTGACTGAAGCTGGGTCAGCGTCGACAACGGCAGATTGGCGAGGTTTTTTCCTTGGTTCACCAGGCTCTGAGCCTGATTGGTCAGCATCTGGATCTGATTGTTGATCTGCTGCAACTCACGCGCCGCGGTCAGCACGTTCTGGCTGAAGTTGGTGGGGTCGTAGACGATCCACTGCGCGGAGGTTGGCGTCGTCGAAGGCGGCAAGATCGATAGTGCGAGCGAGAGAGCGGCCGCGGCGACCAAGCTTGCGCGTCGCGTCTTAAGAGTGGTCATGATTGCACCTCCAGGTTTGTCAGGTCGGGGATGAGATCGGCGGCCCAGAGCAGCTCGTGATCCGCGAGCCAGGCGGGCGTGAAGTCGTCGCGGCGGTGCTCGGCGAGCAGCCGTTCAATTGCGGCATGGTCGGCCTTGGAGGACGCGGCGCAGAAGGCGAGCGCGACCGGCCCGAGGCCGAGCTCGAAGAGCCGATTGCCCCGACGAGATTGGCAATAATAGTCCCGCTTCGGTGTCGCCCGCGCGATGATCTCGATCTGGCGGTCGTTCAACCCAAACCGCTGGTAGATGGCGGTGATCTGCGGTTCGATCGCGCGCTCATTCGGCAGGAAGATGCGCGTCGGGCAGCTCTCGACGATTGCGGGTGCGATGTTGCTGGCGTCGATGTCGGAGAGCGATTGGGTTGCAAAGACGACAGAGGCGTTCTTCTTCCTCAACGTCTTCAGCCATTCGCGAAGCTGCTGGGCGAAGGCCGGATCGTCGAGGACGAGCCAGCCCTCGTCGATGATGAGCAGCGTCGGCCGACCGTCGAGCCGTCCCTCGATGCGATGGAAGAGGTAGGTGAGGACGGCGGGCGCAGCACCCGCGCCGATCAAGCCCTCGGTCTCGAACGCCTGCACCGACGCGAAGCCGAGCTGCTCGGCCTCCGCGTCGAGCAGGCGGCCGGAGGAGCCACCAACACAATAAGGTTGCAGCGCCTGCTTGAGCGCGGTCGATTGCAACAGAGCAGTGAGGCCGGTGATCGTGCGTTCCTCGACCGGCGAGGATGCCAGCGAGGTCAACGCCGACCAGACATGCTCCTTCGCGGTCGGATCGATGGTGACGCCCTCCTTGGCAAGGATCGCGGTCACCCATTCGGCAGCCCAGGCGCGCTCTGCCGCATCGCCGATACGTGCGAGCGGTTGAAGAGACACGGAGTCCTCCGCGCTGTTCGACAGACTTCCGCCGAGGTCGTGCCAGTCGCCGCCCATGGCAAGCGCAGCTGTGCGGATCGAACCGCCGAAATCGAAGGCGAAGATCTGGCTCTTCCGGTAGCGGCGGAACTGGATCGCCATCAGCGCGAGCAGCACGGACTTGCCGGCACCGGTCGGGCCGACGATCAGGGTGTGACCGACGTCGCCGACATGCAGCGAGAAGCGGAACGGCGTCGAGCCTTCCGTCTTGCCGAAGAAGAGCGGAGAGCTGCGGAAATGCTCATCGCGGTCTGGCCCGGCCCAGACCGCCGAAAGAGGAATCAGGTGAGCCAGGTTCAGTGTCGAGAGCGGCGGCTGGCGGACGTTAGCATAGGCGTGCCCTGGCAGAGAGCCGAGCCAGGCTTCGAGCGCGTTCACCCCTTCCGGCATGCAGGTGAAGTCGCGCCCCTGGATCACCTTCTCGACGAGCCGAAGCTTCTCGGCGGCGAGACCGGCGTCCTCGTCCCAGACGGTGACAGTCGCGGTGACGTAGGCCTGGCCGACATCGTCGGTGCCCAGTTCCAGCAAGGCGAGATCGGCGTCAGTGGCCTTGTTCGCCGCATCGCTATCCACCAGTGTTGAGGCTTCGTTGGTCATCACCTCCTTGACGATGGCAGCGACGGACTTTCGCTTGGCGAACCACTGGCGGCGGATCTTGGTCAGCAGTTTCACCGCCTCGGTCTTGTCGAGCAGGATCGCACGCGTCGACCAGCGGTAGGGGAAGGCAAGCCGGTTCAGCTCGTCGAGGATTCCAGGATGGGTTGCGGTCGGGAAACCGACCACGGTGAGTGTGCGAAGGTGGTGGCTGCCGAGACGCGGCTCGAGGCCGCCGGCGAGCGGCTCATCCGCAAGCAACGCGTCGAGATGCATGGGCGTCTCGGGAACGCGTACGCGCTGT encodes:
- a CDS encoding helix-turn-helix domain-containing protein translates to METRALVAWNVRRIRISRGISQEKLAYQAGVDRSYLASLERQSKNPTIDLLERIAEALDVHLSEFFVRPVTPKTFPKDRNR
- a CDS encoding LysR family transcriptional regulator, producing the protein MEFRDLRWAIVASQHRSLRQAAETLRVKQSTLSRRLRNLEHKLGGAIFERTKAGTRPTIEGQEFLDAARRIVNDTEAMTGRLKSRWRGESGLLNIGIHASFSAGNLRATLLEHQRRFPDVKPHFVDGSSDDLMSDLASSAIDIAFVAEPNPRWSDKSLLVWSERVVVALPEHHPLTARNVVHWGELRHEALLLSQHGPGPEFHKLLISKLGTSDPCPVLRHDASLDRLLTLVGAGWGMLLALEGATGATYPGVTFREVHDAEGPTRLSFRAYWRQANGNPSLRPFLDLLRERYPDLSADPGAG
- a CDS encoding DUF2274 domain-containing protein, which codes for MTKLKLGPLEDDKPVKLTVELPAAVFRDLKSYAEILTRSGGTTTPTEPGKLIAPMIERFMATDRAFAKARRNAAQPAPGSAERSG
- a CDS encoding TraB/TrbI/VirB10 family type IV secretion system protein, yielding MAIGNEDERQSDIPPVAPPDLRLRGERPRVTRLSRKVLIGLGAVSALAVAGALGYALQTGNKSQTGQELLSTQNRPSAEGLAGLPKDYTGLPRQAPPLGPPLPGDLGKPILNAGAAANTVVPGMTSDPEAQHRAQEIEAARVSRLFAQTVQQPQSIGQVIPNTSNGATTPPATTPPVDAGSTQNMQDRKEAFLNASTDKRTVSPDRLEAKVSPYVVQAGTVIPAALITGIRSDLPGQITAQVTEAVYDSPSGKYLLIPQGAKLIGQYDSSVAFGQSRILLVWTRIIMPDRNSIVLERQPGADTGGYAGLEDEVDNHWGMLFKAAVLSTMLSVGAEAGTSQNENNLVQAIRSGASNSISQTGQQIVQRQLNIQPTLTIRPGFPVRVIVTRDLVLAPYRKGATP
- the trbG gene encoding P-type conjugative transfer protein TrbG, which encodes MTPPNFSKAGGPAWRFSIVHQNWKDGDTSFRQPAFAALLMVASVLGGCAHNFIPPDINYDTAEPAALTTDPPPPVKIVELPQPLPLPGQLKPLAWSKRTPEAADPKVRVKQANAAARVQPVRNGFINAVQVYPFSGGALYQVYTAPGQITDVGLQEGEQLVGSGPVAAGDTVRWIIGDTESGAGATKKIHILVKPTRPELVTNLVINTDRRTYLLELRSTEKTYMASVSWQYPEDQLIALRRQNAAAETAAPIAAGVDLAAINFRYAIEGDDAAWRPLRAFDDGNKVYIEFPTGIVQGEMPPLFVIGPAGGSELVNYRANRNYYIVDRLFAAAELRLGDKDSERRVRIVRTDGRPRSWR
- the trbF gene encoding conjugal transfer protein TrbF — translated: MSVFRRSSVRYGRTPEPETPYQRAARVWDERIGSARVQARNWRLMAFGSLILSCGLAGGLVWESAHGTVVPWVVQVDKLGEAQAVAPATADYRPNDPQIAWYLAHFIQIVRSLPADPIIVRHNWLQAYDFTTTAGSVALNDYARANDPFANLGKQQVAIDVSSVIRASPDSFRVAWVEHRYQDGALAGTTRWTAILTIAIAPPTDADRLRKNPLGIYVNAINWSKELGQ
- the trbL gene encoding P-type conjugative transfer protein TrbL, whose product is MNNVGVIDTFLNTFTTYIDSGFGLIKGEITYVSSTLIVIDITLAGLFWAWGADEDILQRLVKKTLYIGFFAFIITNFTKLSGIIFNSFASLGLKAGGSSISTADFLRPGRLAQVGLDAGQPLLDSASQMMGFTSFFANFVQIAVLMVSWLLVLIAFFILAVQLFVTLLEFKLTTLAGFILIPFALFNKTAFLAEKVLGNVVASGVKVMVLAVIVGIGTGLFSQFTTAYAGGEPTIEQALSVVLAALAMLGLGIFGPGIATGLVSGAPQLGVGAAVGTGLAVAGTAMAGGAALGLAGRGAMAASSGAAAAARGGAAMAGGVSSAYSLASAGRSGVGSVASGLGGAGRAAASHAAAPVRRAASQAAGAMRESFTSGARAGVANTGGSSTMGTIGSGEAAPDGAESQAASESGPPAWAQRVKRNQTVIHGAQTAAQALKSGDSHGGGHSVDLSGGE
- the trbK-alt gene encoding putative entry exclusion protein TrbK-alt, yielding MERSDILRVGAMIIVFAIFLATLHVIHRRPAERPISDAPSVSAPDNLSAELRRCRALGPQDAEDPHCQAVWEENRARFFGGPARPLLPQAAPATQPTTSAPQGEKP
- the trbJ gene encoding P-type conjugative transfer protein TrbJ is translated as MTTLKTRRASLVAAAALSLALSILPPSTTPTSAQWIVYDPTNFSQNVLTAARELQQINNQIQMLTNQAQSLVNQGKNLANLPLSTLTQLQSQVARTQSLLSQAQNIAFNVERIQTTYSSTYGTAAATGSNSTMFAAAQSRWQNSVGAFEDSLKVQAGVVGNISTNSSAMSSLVTASQSASGALQAAQAGNQLLALHSQQLSDLVAVFAAKGRADALEQARVTATESQGQQQYKIFSTRSGYQPGNVTMFSGN